One segment of Panicum virgatum strain AP13 chromosome 3K, P.virgatum_v5, whole genome shotgun sequence DNA contains the following:
- the LOC120700786 gene encoding circumsporozoite protein-like: MKKQKDAAEAAAARKRKRKEQHEKECKIACAEGKPRPATPESTEEEEDDSSDAELNFSDDDEVAIGAGSPPVYRGAGDEDVLVTLGEARLTSGSLVDPPLAGVGRRPPASTAGGRSSAPATGQRSPTPGARNRLPAPATSERTPVLVVSTGGGGSVASAETPAQTASRRQADPRVAPSGQSSRGVSVPWARRSGSCKRSMSARSE; this comes from the coding sequence ATGAAGAAgcagaaggacgcggcggaggcagccGCCGCCAGAAAGAGGAAGAGAAAGGAACAGCACGAGAAGGAGTGCAAGATTGCATGCGCGGAGGGAAAGccgcggcccgccacgcccgagtccaccgaggaggaggaggacgactcCTCGGACGCCGAGCTCAACTtctcggacgacgacgaggtggcGATAGGCGCGGGTTCCCCGCCGGTCTATCGAGGGGCTGGCGATGAGGATGTGCTAGTGACGCTGGGTGAGGCGAGGCTCACATCAGGGTCGTTGGTGGATCCGCCTCTCGCAGGGGTGGGGCGGAGGCCGCCCGCGTCGACAGCGGGCGGGAGGTCGTCCGCGCCCGCGACGGGGcagaggtcgcccacgccgggGGCGAGGAACAGATTGCCCGCGCCAGCGACGAGTGAGAGGACACCCGTGCTTGTGGTGTCGACGGGCGGCGGAGGGTCCGTGGCGAGTGCGGAGACGCCCGCGCAGACGGCTTCAAGGCGCCAGGCCGACCCGAGGGTGGCGCCCTCAGGCCAGTCATCGAGAGGCGTCAGCGTGCCGTGGGCCCGGAGGAGCGGCTCGtgcaagcgcagcatgagcgccCGGTCAGAGTAA